One Tenebrio molitor chromosome 2, icTenMoli1.1, whole genome shotgun sequence genomic region harbors:
- the LOC138124125 gene encoding nose resistant to fluoxetine protein 6-like produces MRHTILLFASALITIIGASGILEKSIFPPLPVAVLDANDTTCKKESEIYIKNLDNFTLWAYEMWDATAKSPAGVLRGSVFQMGHFEQCLMTEAPFLTKYCLIRFTANVPKPKQNRDSISLYHHPNEHIVDKIYPYKDVSQQARNVIQVGWCIPASCSTQDLETFLRSYVNELDLPLKQDNVTYDTRVSELTCHTKRDKESFTAADISFCSLILILVLLLVGATIYEYNTEEKNDEKPVKKSLLQRLFLTFSARKNFNDLTRIDESNGAMNILYGIRTICIFCIIVDHRFGTFVAAPLLNFDYVEKQYRSKLAPFLFHGDLFVDTFFVLGGLLVTYGLLNQFDKKKIQPGFIILMRYIRLTPIYAFVIFYYATLFNYTGSGPMWKVVAGQDSQDCKDNWWTNILYISNYVNADHMCMVHSWYLPCDFHYFIIAIGVCLLLQKKNKVGLYVLLLLTMISIVIPFALTIIYERPALLHFYPEFLTGPKIHPDFLLTYIKSHTRATPYFIGMFAGYIYYKLKGKESHMSRFRSYLLLLISALMILTCLVGSAVFYDPYHKYNSLESAVYAGLNRAAFALGSVGIIYVCSYGHAAVLAKILTWSPWIPLSKLVYGAYLTHMQFQLRAASKFLNPRQFSYFDLFSLSMSDIMMSFLTALGLYLLVEAPFRKLFREILMPNRVSPPQERTDSTTIRDNMTNGTSVSRL; encoded by the exons ATGCGACACACGATTTTGCTTTTCGCAAGTGccttaataacaataattgggGCAAGTGgtattttggaaaaatcaattttccctCCGTTGCCGGTGGCTGTGTTGGACGCCAACGACACAACTTGCAAGAAGGAAAGtgaaatttatataaaaaatttagacaattttactctaTGGGCATACGAAA TGTGGGACGCTACGGCAAAATCACCTGCGGGTGTACTCCGGGGTAGTGTTTTTCAAATGGGCCATTTTGAACAGTGTTTAATGACGGAAGCACCGTTTCTtacaaaatattgtttaattcGCTTCACTGCCAACGTTCCAAAACCGAAGCAAAATCGAGATTCGATCTCGCTCTACCATCACCCTAACGAGCACATCGTCGACAAAATCTAC CCGTACAAAGACGTATCTCAACAAGCTAGAAATGTGATACAAGTGGGATGGTGCATCCCCGCGTCGTGCTCTACACAAGATTTAGAGACTTTCCTCAGATCTTATGTAAATGAATTAGATTTACCTCTTAAGCAAGACAATGTTACATACGACACGCGAGTGTCGGAATTGACTTGTCACACAAAACGAGATAAAGAAAGTTTCACTGCTGCTGATATATCTTTTTG TTCACTTATTTTGATTCTTGTTTTGCTGTTGGTCGGGGCGACAATTTATGAGTATAACACAGAAGAGAAAAATGATGAGAAGCCTGTCAAAA AATCCCTTTTGCAGCGGctttttctgacattttctgcaagaaaaaatttcaatgatTTGACAAGAATTGACGAATCAAATGGGGCAATGAATATTTTATATGGAATCAGAACCATTTGCATATTTTGCATAATCGTAGATCACCGTTTCGGTACGTTCGTGGCGGCACCgttgttgaattttgactATGTGGAAAAA CAATACAGATCAAAACTTGCGCCCTTTTTATTTCATGGAGATTTATTCGTTGACACGTTCTTTGTTTTGGGTGGTTTATTAGTTACTTACGGTTTGCTCAATCAGTtcgacaagaaaaaaattcaacccGGATTTATTATCTTGATGCGATACATAAG ATTGACTCCCATCTAcgcttttgttatattttattatgctACACTCTTTAATTACACCGGATCCGGACCGATGTGGAAAGTTGTGGCAGGCCAAGATTCACAGGACTGTAAAGATAATTGGTGGACCAACATTTTATACATCAGTAATTACGTTAACGCTGATCACATG TGCATGGTTCACTCATGGTACTTACCCTGTGATTTTCATTACTTTATAATCGCAATCGGAGTGTGTTTGTTGTTACAAAAGAAGAATAAAGTTGGGCTATATGTGTTGTTGCTTCTCACGATGATCTCCATTGTGATTCCTTTTGCCTTAACGATAATATATGAGCGTCCGGCCTTACTACATTTTTATCCCGAATTTTTGACGGGACCCAAGATTCATCCAGATTTTCTTCTTACTTACATCAAATCCCACACTAGGGCTACACCATACTTCATTGGAATGTTTGCCGGTTACATATATTACAAACTAAAAGGCAAAGAAAGCCACATGTCCAGG TTTAGATCTTATTTGCTTCTTCTAATATCGGCATTAATGATTCTCACTTGTCTTGTTGGAAGTGCCGTCTTTTACGATCCATATCACAAATATAATTCGTTGGAGTCTGCCGTTTATGCAGGACTAAACAGAGCAGCGTTTGCTCTTGGAAGTGTGGGAATTATTTACGTATGTAGTTATGGGCATGCAGCTGTTTTAGCAAAAATATTGACTTGGTCGCCATGGATTCCACTCAGCAAATTAGTGTACGGTGCATATCTTACGCATATGCAATTTCAGTTAAGAGCCgcttctaaatttttgaacccacgacaattttcatattttgatTTG TTTAGTTTGTCTATGTCGGATATTATGATGTCTTTCTTGACAGCACTTGGACTCTATTTACTGGTTGAGGCACCTTTCAGAAAATTGTTCCGAGAAATATTGATGCCAAACAGGGTGAGTCCGCCACAGGAACGGACAGACTCAACAACAATACGAGATAACATGACGAATGGAACTAGTGTTAGTAGGTTGTGA